One Setaria viridis chromosome 7, Setaria_viridis_v4.0, whole genome shotgun sequence genomic region harbors:
- the LOC117862495 gene encoding uncharacterized protein isoform X1, with protein sequence MDPYSGGDAGAGGSGGGHGSQISLWDWQAGEHCEPDDASHADATKFVWDCLNQDDDELLGLLGNQTPLRDCRDFFADIPDISCKETLDPEESRESKRRRTLEYPSESSQSEVGTHETGSPFVASEATEVSLLCTDEPRSLNCDMQYSSNNLDTINSLSNGAPYWQEDNQLERCSYGTPPVYVEPDQMPCTQESVVYVDDQAGISGSSEIAPVTENLIMQETRKLSTLKVSKGGSSSLVKAKQNITTTVAYPFTLIKPSWEETDVTLQDINQRIRAPPKKPPEILGTSAFSGKPVIGKTRIRTDGGKGSITILRTKG encoded by the exons ATGGACCCGTACAGCGGCGGCGATGCCGGTgccggagggagcggcggcggccacggctcTCAAAT CAGTCTGTGGGATTGGCAAGCAGGGGAGCATTGTGAACCGGACGATGCGAGTCATG CGGATGCCACTAAATTCGTGTGGGATTGCCTCAATCAAGATGACGATGAGCTACTAGGATTGCTTGGGAACCAAACTCCGCTGAGGGACTGCCGTGATTTCTTCGCTGATATACCAG ATATCTCCTGCAAGGAGACCCTGGACCCAGAGGAGTCTCGGGAATCAAAGCGAAGACGTACGTTGGAGTACCCTTCGGAGTCTAGCCAGTCAGAAGTTGGAACTCATGAAACTGGTTCTCCTTTTGTCGCATCTGAG GCAACAGAGGTTTCATTGCTTTGCACTGATGAACCACGGAGTTTAAATTGTGATATGCAGTACAGCTCAAATAATTTAG ATACTATAAATTCCTTGTCAAATGGAGCACCCTATTGGCAAGAAGATAACCAGTTGGAACGTTGCTCTTATGGAACTCCTCCAGTATATGTCGAGCCTGATCAAAT GCCTTGTACCCAGGAGAGTGTAGTATATGTCGATGATCAAGCTGGTATTTCAG GATCAAGTGAGATTGCTCCAGTGACAGAAAATCTCATAATGCAGGAAACTAGGAAGCTTTCTACACTTAAAGTCTCTAAAG GAGGAAGCTCATCGCTAGTCAAGGCGAAGCAAAACATAACTACAACTGTAGCATACCCTTTTACCCTCATCAAACCATCTTGGGAGGAAACCGATGTTACTCTGCAGGATATTAACCAGAGAATCCGTGCTCCTCCAAAGAAACCTCCTGAAATCCTGGGAACTTCCGCGTTCTCTGGCAAGCCGGTGATCGGCAAGACAAGGATCAGGACAGACGGGGGGAAAGGCAGCATCACAATACTAAGAACAAAGGGCTGA
- the LOC117862495 gene encoding uncharacterized protein isoform X2, producing MDPYSGGDAGAGGSGGGHGSQILWDWQAGEHCEPDDASHADATKFVWDCLNQDDDELLGLLGNQTPLRDCRDFFADIPDISCKETLDPEESRESKRRRTLEYPSESSQSEVGTHETGSPFVASEATEVSLLCTDEPRSLNCDMQYSSNNLDTINSLSNGAPYWQEDNQLERCSYGTPPVYVEPDQMPCTQESVVYVDDQAGISGSSEIAPVTENLIMQETRKLSTLKVSKGGSSSLVKAKQNITTTVAYPFTLIKPSWEETDVTLQDINQRIRAPPKKPPEILGTSAFSGKPVIGKTRIRTDGGKGSITILRTKG from the exons ATGGACCCGTACAGCGGCGGCGATGCCGGTgccggagggagcggcggcggccacggctcTCAAAT TCTGTGGGATTGGCAAGCAGGGGAGCATTGTGAACCGGACGATGCGAGTCATG CGGATGCCACTAAATTCGTGTGGGATTGCCTCAATCAAGATGACGATGAGCTACTAGGATTGCTTGGGAACCAAACTCCGCTGAGGGACTGCCGTGATTTCTTCGCTGATATACCAG ATATCTCCTGCAAGGAGACCCTGGACCCAGAGGAGTCTCGGGAATCAAAGCGAAGACGTACGTTGGAGTACCCTTCGGAGTCTAGCCAGTCAGAAGTTGGAACTCATGAAACTGGTTCTCCTTTTGTCGCATCTGAG GCAACAGAGGTTTCATTGCTTTGCACTGATGAACCACGGAGTTTAAATTGTGATATGCAGTACAGCTCAAATAATTTAG ATACTATAAATTCCTTGTCAAATGGAGCACCCTATTGGCAAGAAGATAACCAGTTGGAACGTTGCTCTTATGGAACTCCTCCAGTATATGTCGAGCCTGATCAAAT GCCTTGTACCCAGGAGAGTGTAGTATATGTCGATGATCAAGCTGGTATTTCAG GATCAAGTGAGATTGCTCCAGTGACAGAAAATCTCATAATGCAGGAAACTAGGAAGCTTTCTACACTTAAAGTCTCTAAAG GAGGAAGCTCATCGCTAGTCAAGGCGAAGCAAAACATAACTACAACTGTAGCATACCCTTTTACCCTCATCAAACCATCTTGGGAGGAAACCGATGTTACTCTGCAGGATATTAACCAGAGAATCCGTGCTCCTCCAAAGAAACCTCCTGAAATCCTGGGAACTTCCGCGTTCTCTGGCAAGCCGGTGATCGGCAAGACAAGGATCAGGACAGACGGGGGGAAAGGCAGCATCACAATACTAAGAACAAAGGGCTGA
- the LOC117864663 gene encoding phospholipase A1 EG1, chloroplastic/mitochondrial: MAFTATLRPRCTLQLATSPRRPNPRRLAAPPPTTTPTPSTTAPVAAMWRQVQGSGDWDGLLQPLHPVLRDEVARYGGLVGACYDALDMDRASAGYMRCKYRKQRLLEEASGGAGYEVTKYIYAAPDVAVPVPGAATPLQAAGAWVGYVAVSTDEMTRRLGRRDVLVSFRGTVTPAEWTANLMSLLRPARLDARRPRPDVKVESGFLNLYTSPASDGRTGRSCREQLLGEVSRLLASRAGDDGEDVSVTLAGHSMGAALALLLGYDLAELGLNRRGRGGRRIPVSVFSFGGPRVGNAAFKARCDALGVKALRVANVRDPVTCVPGALLNERTGELLGGWAGGACYVHVGVELALDFASLRDLGSVHDLGAYVSCLVTGSGGRDGQGHGARRRRRLTTARRRGGDRAPGAAAAAARPGDRLQLTALGFLLFLFGSLHHWPLVNPLLITLFSNLSY; encoded by the coding sequence ATGGCTTTCACTGCCACGCTCCGCCCGCGCTGCACCCTGCAGCTGGCCACGAGCCCCCGCCGTCCCAACCCACGAcgactcgccgcgccgccgccgacgacgacgccgacgcctagCACAACGGCCCCGGTCGCCGCCATGTGGAGGCAGGTCCAGGGCTCCGGCGACTGGGATGGCCTGCTGCAGCCGCTGCACCCGGTGCTGCGCGACGAGGTGGCGCGGTATGGGGGCCTCGTCGGCGCCTGCTACGACGCGCTCGACATGGACCGCGCGTCGGCGGGGTACATGCGCTGCAAGTACCGCAAGCAGCGGTTGCTCGAggaggccagcggcggcgcggggtacGAGGTGACGAAGTACATCTACGCGGCGCCGGACGTGGCCGTGCCGGTGCCTGGCGCCGCCACTCCCCTGCAGGCCGCGGGCGCATGGGTCGGCTACGTCGCGGTGTCCACCGACGAGATGACccggcggctcgggcggcgtgACGTGCTCGTCTCGTTCCGCGGCACGGTGACGCCGGCGGAGTGGACGGCCAACCTCATGAGCCTGCTCCGCCCGGCGCGCCTggacgcgcgccgcccgcgccccgaCGTCAAGGTCGAGTCGGGCTTCCTCAACCTCTACACCTCGCCGGCATCGGACGGCCGCACCGGGAGGAGCTGCCGGGAGCAGCTGCTCGGCGAGGTGTCCCGCCTCCTCGCGTCACGCGCcggggacgacggcgaggacgtcAGCGTCACCCTCGCCGGCCACAGCATGGGCGCCGCCCTCGCGCTGCTCCTCGGCTACGACCTCGCCGAGCTCGGCCTcaaccgccgcggccgcggtggccgccggATCCCCGTCTCCGTCTTCTCCTTCGGCGGGCCCCGCGTCGGAAACGCCGCCTTCAAGGCGCGCTGCGACGCGCTCGGCGTCAAGGCGCTGCGCGTCGCCAACGTGCGCGACCCGGTGACCTGCGTCCCCGGCGCCCTCCTCAACGAGCGCACCGGGGAGCTCCTCggcggctgggccggcggcgcCTGCTACGTGCacgtcggcgtcgagctcgcGCTCGACTTCGCCAGCCTCCGCGACCTGGGGAGCGTGCACGACCTCGGGGCGTACGTCAGCTGCCTCGTTACAGGGAGCGGAGGCCGAGACGGGCAGGGACAcggcgctcgccgtcgtcgtcgtctcacgacggcgcgccgccgcggtggcgacCGAGCGCCAGGagccgccgctgcagctgcgCGGCCTGGTGATCGGCTTCAACTCACAGCGCTAGGCTTCCTCCTGTTCCTCTTCGGCTCCTTGCACCATTGGCCACTTGTTAACCCTCTTCTTATTACTCTTTTCTCGAATCTTAGCTATTAG
- the LOC117862680 gene encoding ER lumen protein-retaining receptor — translation MNAFRLAGDMTHLMSVLVLLLKIHTIKSCAGVSLKTQELYALVFATRYLDMFTDFISLYNTVMKLIFLSSSFSIVWYMRRHKLVRRSYDKDHDTFRHQFLVLPCLILALLIHEQFTFKEVMWTFSIYLEAVAILPQLVLLQRTRNIDNLTGQYVFFLGAYRSLYILNWIYRYFTEPHYVHWITWISGFVQTLLYADFFYYYLNSWKNNVKLTLPA, via the exons ATGAACGCCTTCAGGCTCGCCGGGGACATGACGCACCTCATGAgcgtcctcgtcctcctgcTCAAGATCCACACCATCAAGTCCTGCGCCG GTGTTTCCTTGAAGACGCAAGAGTTATATGCACTTGTTTTTGCCACTCGCTACTTGGACATGTTTACGGATTTTATATCCCTGTACAATACAGTCATGAAGCTGATTTTCCTAAGTAGCTCATTCTCAATTGTTTGGTATATGAGGCGCCACAAATTGGTCCGCAGATCATATGACAAGGATCATGACACTTTCCGCCATCAGTTTCTTGTTCTACCCTGTCTTATATTGGCCTTGCTCATCCATGAGCAGTTCACTTTCAAGGAG GTAATGTGGACGTTTTCCATTTATCTGGAGGCTGTTGCAATTCTTCCTCAACTTGTGCTACTGCAGCGTACAAGAAACATCGACAATTTAACTGGGCAATATGTATTTTTCCTTGG CGCGTACCGATCATTATACATTCTCAACTGGATTTACCGCTACTTCACTGAACCACATTATGTACATTGGATAA CTTGGATATCAGGATTTGTGCAGACATTATTGTATGCAGATTTCTTTTATTATTACCTCAACAG TTGGAAGAACAACGTTAAGCTCACTCTACCAGCTTGA
- the LOC117862679 gene encoding uncharacterized protein, with product MADGATPRRKTVPDWLNSPIWSAPPPAPRSRSPPRAAPSPPQPPPSPLPPPQPPRDPVPTPPPNAPRDGGGAGSDDDGDGEGAGAAGPSRAHLVAEFKVALERKVVDLAELRRLACQGVPDAAGLRPVVWKLLLGYLPTDHALWPYELEKKRSQYSAFKDELLVNPSEVTRRMEEMTVSKREDHNAEGTGVLPRAEIVQDEHPLSLGKTSVWNQYFQESEIIEQIDRDVKRTHPEMEFFNGDSSDSLSNQESLRRILTIFAKLNPGIRYVQGMNEVLAPLYYVFKNDPDEGHAASAEADAFFCFVELLSGFRDNFCKQLDNSVVGIRSTITRLSQLLKRHDEELWRHLEVVTKVNPQFYAFRWITLLLTQEFKFRDCLHLWDTILGDPEGPQATLLRICCAMLILVRRRLLAGDFTANLKLLQSYPPTNIDHLLHIANKLRGPLPY from the exons atggCCGACGGCGCCACGCCCAGGCGCAAAACCGTGCCGGACTGGCTCAACAGCCCGATCTGGTCCGCGCCTCCCCCGGCCCCGCGCAgccgctcccctccccgcgcggcgccctccccgccccagccgccgccgtcccccctGCCCCCTCCCCAACCGCCCCGGGATCCGGTCCCCACCCCTCCTCCGAACGCCCcgcgcgacggtggcggcgccggctcagacgacgacggcgacggcgaaggcgcgggcgcggccggcccgTCGCGGGCCCACCTCGTCGCGGAGTTCAAAGTCGCG CTGGAGAGGAAGGTGGTGGATCTGGCGGAGCTGCGGAGGCTCGCGTGCCAGGgcgtccccgacgccgccgggtTGCGGCCAGTCGTCTGGAAG CTTCTCTTGGGATACTTGCCCACTGATCATGCTCTATGGCCTTATGAACTGGAGAAAAAGCGTTCCCAGTACAGTGCTTTCAAAGATGAGCTTCTGGTTAATCCT TCAGAAGTTACTCGAAGAATGGAGGAAATGACTGTTTCCAAAAGGGAGGACCATAATGCTGAAGGAACTGGTGTGCTGCCAAGGGCCGAGATTGTTCAAGATGAGCATCCTTTAAGCCTTGGGAAAACTAGTGTTTGGAATCAATACTTCCAG GAATCTGAAATCATAGAGCAGATTGATAGAGATGTTAAGCGTACTCATCCTGAGATGGAATTTTTCAACGGGGACTCTTCAGATTCCTTGTCTAACCAG GAGTCACTGAGGCGTATACTTACCATCTTTGCAAAATTAAATCCGGGTATAAGATATGTACAAGGAATGAATGAGGTTTTGGCACCTCTCTACTATGTTTTCAAGAATGATCCAGATGAAGGCCATGCT GCTTCAGCAGAGGCAGATGCGTTTTTCTGTTTTGTTGAGCTGCTTAGCGGGTTCCGAGATAACTTCTGCAAGCAACTTGACAACAGCGTGGTTGGTATACGCTCCACAATCACTAGACTGTCACAGCTTCTGAAAAGGCACGATGAGGAGCTCTGGCGGCATTTAGAGGTCGTAACCAAG GTTAATCCTCAGTTCTATGCATTCAGATGGATCACATTGCTGTTAACACAGGAGTTCAAGTTCCGTGATTGCCTCCACCTGTGGGACACTATACTGGGTGACCCCGAGGGGCCTCAG GCTACCTTGTTGCGGATCTGCTGTGCGATGCTGATCCTCGTCCGGAGGCGGCTCCTGGCGGGCGATTTCACCGCAAACCTCAAGCTCCTCCAGAGCTACCCGCCCACAAACATCGACCACCTGCTGCACATCGCTAACAAGCTGAGAGGGCCGCTCCCTTACTGA
- the LOC117862678 gene encoding uncharacterized protein, translating to MEPQKSCLLITYSQEIVDGVPLYVSSNCLPMKALKYEPAGHSFHAAAMKLLGLGEQEDTETDDRSVSSDDKSQDFNTASDTFSSKGKKKSSGSQQQDHYALLGLGHLRFLATEDQIRKSYRDMALKHHPDKQAALILAETTEEAKQAKKDEIESNFKAIQEAYEVLIDPTKRRIYDSTDEFDDDVPTDCAPQDFFKVFGPAFMRNGRWSVTQPIPSLGDDATPVQEVDKFYNFWYNFKSWREFPDDDEYDLEQAESREHKRWMERQNAKLQEKAKKAEYARVRTLVDNAYKKDPRIQRRKDEEKAEKQRRKEAKYLAKKQQEEEAARAAEEERKRKEEEAKKAAEAALNQKKLKEKEKKLLRKEKTRLRTLAAPVVAESNFGLSDEDVETACASLDMEQLKKLCDSMEGKDAAEKAKLLSSALNKESSSKEAKKSDANGVEGSAPKSNSTGGKVTQGSSLLNSYEKKERPWGKEEVELLRKAIQKYPKGTSRRWEVVSEFIGTGRSVEEILKATKTVLLQKPDSTKAFDSFLEKRKPAQTIASPLSTRDETVSSSTDGAGTASSKTAAQPASSQPANGKAAADPVPDAAPSVTDPEAWSETQVLALVQALKAFPKDASQRWERVAAAVPGKTVVQCKKKVAAMRENFRSKKSGE from the coding sequence ATGGAGCCCCAGAAGAGTTGTCTTCTGATCACTTACTCCCAGGAGATCGTAGATGGGGTGCCTTTGTATGTTTCATCCAACTGCCTGCCCATGAAAGCTTTGAAATATGAACCTGCTGGTCATTCATTCCATGCTGCGGCAATGAAGCTTCTTGGTCTTGGGGAGCAAGAAGACACAGAAACTGATGATCGCAGCGTTTCATCAGATGACAAGAGCCAAGATTTTAATACTGCCTCTGATACCTTTAGCAGCaaagggaagaagaagtctTCTGGCAGTCAACAACAGGATCACTATGCATTGCTTGGGTTAGGACACTTGAGGTTCTTGGCCACTGAAGATCAGATTCGGAAGAGTTACCGTGATATGGCCCTCAAACATCATCCAGATAAGCAGGCTGCTCTGATTCTTGCAGAGACAACAGAGGAGGCAAAGCAAGCAAAAAAGGATGAGATAGAGAGCAATTTCAAGGCCATTCAGGAGGCCTATGAAGTCCTCATAGACCCGACTAAGAGGAGGATTTACGACTCAACAGATGAGTTTGATGATGATGTCCCGACAGACTGTGCCCCACAGGACTTCTTCAAGGTTTTTGGCCCAGCCTTCATGAGAAACGGACGCTGGTCTGTTACCCAGCCTATTCCTTCTCTTGGAGATGATGCTACTCCTGTACAGGAAGTTGACAAGTTCTACAATTTCTGGTACAACTTCAAGAGTTGGAGGGAATTTCCAGATGATGATGAATATGATTTGGAGCAAGCTGAATCTCGTGAACATAAGAGGTGGATGGAGAGGCAGAACGCCAAACTACAAGAGAAGGCCAAAAAGGCTGAGTATGCACGAGTGCGTACTCTTGTTGacaatgcttacaagaaagacCCAAGGATCCAGAGGAGGAAGGATGAGGAGAAGGCTGAGAAGCAGAGAAGAAAGGAGGCAAAGTATTTGGCAAAGaaacagcaggaggaggaagcagcaaGAGCTGCTGaagaggaaaggaaaaggaaagaagaggagGCTAAGAAAGCTGCGGAAGCTGCACTCAATCAGAAGAAGTtgaaggagaaagagaagaagctgCTGCGCAAAGAGAAAACCCGTCTGCGCACTCTTGCAGCACCTGTAGTTGCAGAGAGCAACTTTGGTCTGTCAGATGAAGATGTCGAAACAGCATGTGCCTCACTTGATATGGAGCAGCTCAAGAAACTCTGTGACAGTATGGAGGGTAAGGATGCAGCTGAAAAGGCCAAGTTACTGAGCAGTGCACTTAATAAAGAAAGTTCCTCAAAGGAAGCAAAGAAAAGTGATGCAAACGGTGTGGAGGGTTCTGCTCCAAAATCCAACTCTACAGGAGGAAAAGTGACACAAGGCAGCAGCTTATTGAACAGCTATGAGAAAAAAGAGAGACCATGGGGAAAGGAAGAGGTTGAATTGCTTAGGAAGGCAATCCAGAAGTATCCTAAGGGAACTTCACGTAGATGGGAGGTTGTTTCTGAGTTTATTGGGACAGGCAGATCTGTTGAAGAGATTCTCAAGGCCACAAAGACTGTTCTTCTGCAGAAGCCAGATTCAACAAAAGCTTTTGACTCTTTCCTTGAGAAGCGCAAACCAGCCCAAACCATTGCTTCACCACTTTCAACCAGAGATGAAACAGTTAGTTCGTCAACTGATGGAGCTGGGACTGCTTCATCCAAGACGGCGGCACAGCCTGctagcagccagccagccaatgGGAAAGCAGCTGCTGATCCTGTTCCAGATGCTGCACCTTCTGTGACTGATCCAGAGGCCTGGTCAGAGACGCAAGTTCTGGCTCTCGTCCAAGCTTTGAAGGCTTTTCCTAAGGATGCAAGCCAAAGATGGGAGCGTGTGGCTGCTGCTGTCCCGGGTAAGACTGTAGTCCAGTGCAAGAAAAAGGTTGCCGCAATGAGGGAGAATTTCCGGAGCAAGAAAAGCGGGGAGTAG